A genome region from Populus alba chromosome 3, ASM523922v2, whole genome shotgun sequence includes the following:
- the LOC118062913 gene encoding uncharacterized protein: MFRPALPSSLSKKYRMMTSNSSPSTWCYLPWLHVAMFLLLSTTFYTPMVSSSKLDIPNYNKHCASIVPESTPNDVPEITTIPFAAEQGGYFLGGEDILNHPNSSRYRYPSSNRRELSIHTHSVYSTDVDGVFKVEASLILKTSDMEYYMYDDRSPRGPLSFEVEGFWSTSTGKLCMVGSGSTYSEEGEHVVLAALLKLYEVRKSSTISSLVRGILESSSTAGDSGYFKPISLLMFPQNNYEFTEVGKALDHVCTGGIDVPKSLSLSLKLSTRICNAFSRWHTFFKLEYSRGCNSTSSCNPFGEGVGYLPQIMSLKFIQCLEDKRSLRFLIEFPNSSYADYYQPFTPNTTLVAEGSWDANKNQLCVVGCRILNSTNSLNKSHIEDCSVRLSLRFPAVWSIRNTSGMMGHIWSTKRENDLGYFNTIMFRSHENFVAAIPGSKYQYTVVDKARKSCAEKQPRKNKGKRHPDATSNDMEFNMVVRDSKRRRIGWGSSWPIAVGDQIYRQNSFVMSSSLRDAYSPVKGKTNHSIPLNMSYSMSFQLNESTPVQVFSEGIYDAETGQLCMVGCRYLDSNNRTSDNDSMDCKILINVQFPPVDSKDYIQGTIEYTGKKTDPLYFEPLSFSAASFYRQHSRESIRRMDLEIIMSLISNTLVCVFVGYQILYVKKHPAVFPFISLIMLLVLTLGRMIPLMLNFEALFVPKESRTTFLLRSGGWLEANEVIVRVITMVAFLLQFRLLQLVWSARFADGKQKAFLAAEKRTLYLSLPLYISGGLIAVYVNWRNNTVGEGMEYAYSSTYQRSLWVDLRSYGGLVLDGFLFPQILLNIFHNSTENALSRFFYIGTTFVRLLPHAYDLYRANSYVEDFDGSYMYADPGGDYYSTAWDLIIPLVGLLFAAIVYLQQRFGGRCILPKRFKEVEGYEKVPVASDA; encoded by the coding sequence ATGTTCAGACCAGCCTTACCATCCTCACTGTCCAAGAAATATCGGATGATGACCTCTAATTCCTCTCCAAGCACATGGTGTTATCTACCATGGCTTCACGTGGCAATGTTCTTGCTCCTTTCGACCACCTTTTACACCCCCATGGTCTCCTCCTCCAAACTTGACATCCCTAATTACAACAAACACTGTGCCTCAATTGTCCCTGAATCAACTCCCAATGATGTTCCCGAAATCACCACCATCCCTTTTGCTGCAGAGCAAGGTGGGTACTTTCTTGGTGGGGAAGACATATTGAATCATCCAAACTCATCTCGTTACCGTTATCCATCGAGTAACAGGAGAGAGCTATCCATTCATACTCACAGTGTCTATAGTACTGATGTTGATGGTGTCTTTAAGGTTGAGGCGAGTTTGATCCTGAAAACCTCGGATATGGAGTATTACATGTACGACGACAGATCTCCGAGGGGTCCTTTGAGTTTTGAAGTAGAAGGGTTCTGGTCAACATCTACCGGCAAGCTTTGCATGGTGGGCTCTGGTTCTACTTACTCAGAGGAGGGTGAACATGTTGTTCTTGCCGCTCTACTTAAGCTTTATGAAGTTAGAAAATCAAGCACTATCAGTAGTTTGGTGAGGGGAATATTGGAAAGCTCGAGTACTGCTGGTGATTCAGGATATTTTAAGCCAATCTCCTTGTTGATGTTCCCTCAAAATAATTACGAGTTCACTGAGGTTGGAAAAGCACTCGATCATGTCTGTACCGGGGGTATTGATGTTCCAAAGAGTTTGTCACTAAGCTTAAAGCTGAGTACACGTATTTGCAATGCATTCTCTCGTTGGCATACTTTTTTTAAACTGGAGTATTCAAGGGGTTGCAACTCCACTAGTAGTTGCAATCCTTTTGGTGAGGGTGTTGGATATTTACCACAAATCATGTCCTTGAAATTCATTCAATGTTTAGAAGATAAACGAAGTTTGAGATTCCTGATAGAATTCCCCAACAGTAGCTATGCTGATTATTACCAACCCTTCACTCCAAACACAACATTGGTTGCGGAAGGATCATGGGATGCGAATAAGAATCAGCTATGTGTTGTTGGCTGTCGAATCTTGAATTCGACCAACTCGTTGAATAAATCTCATATTGAGGATTGTTCAGTGAGGTTGAGTTTGAGATTCCCTGCCGTTTGGTCAATCAGAAATACTAGTGGTATGATGGGGCATATTTGGAGTACCAAACGTGAGAATGATCTGGGTTACTTCAATACGATCATGTTTCGAAGtcatgaaaattttgtagctGCTATCCCCGGGTCGAAGTACCAGTACACTGTTGTTGATAAAGCAAGAAAGTCATGCGCAGAGAAGCAGCCCAGAAAGAACAAAGGAAAGCGGCATCCAGATGCAACTTCGAATGACATGGAGTTCAATATGGTGGTCAGGGACTCCAAGAGAAGAAGAATAGGATGGGGCTCCTCTTGGCCCATCGCTGTGGGTGATCAAATTTATCGACAAAACAGCTTTGTGATGTCATCAAGCTTGAGGGATGCTTACTCTCCGGTTAAAGGAAAAACCAACCACAGCATCCCACTGAACATGAGCTACAGCATGAGCTTCCAGCTGAATGAGTCTACTCCTGTTCAAGTCTTCTCTGAAGGAATTTATGATGCTGAAACAGGACAACTTTGTATGGTGGGCTGCAGATATCTTGACTCAAACAATCGGACATCAGACAATGATTCAATGGACTGTAAGATTCTTATAAATGTCCAGTTCCCTCCAGTAGATTCAAAAGATTATATCCAGGGAACCATTGAATACACAGGGAAAAAAACCGATCCTCTGTACTTCGagcctctttctttttctgcaGCTTCATTTTACCGTCAGCATTCGAGGGAGTCAATACGGAGGATGGATCTGGAGATCATCATGTCTTTGATCTCTAATACTCTCGTTTGTGTCTTTGTGGGATACCAGATCTTGTATGTGAAAAAGCATCCCGCTGTTTTCCCTTTCATCTCACTTATCATGCTTCTAGTCCTTACTCTCGGGCGCATGATCCCTCTAATGCTGAATTTTGAAGCTTTGTTTGTGCCAAAGGAAAGTCGCACCACATTCCTTCTACGGAGTGGTGGATGGTTGGAAGCGAATGAGGTAATTGTAAGGGTAATCACGATGGTAGCTTTCCTGCTGCAGTTCCGACTTCTGCAGCTTGTATGGTCTGCACGATTCGCTGATGGGAAGCAAAAGGCGTTCTTGGCTGCTGAGAAGAGGACACTCTATCTGTCCTTGCCACTATATATATCTGGAGGTTTAATTGCTGTGTATGTGAATTGGAGGAACAACACGGTGGGTGAGGGCATGGAGTACGCTTACAGCAGCACTTATCAGCGTTCCCTTTGGGTGGATTTAAGATCTTATGGTGGTTTGGTACTCGATGGTTTTCTCTTCCCTCAAATCCTCCTCAACATTTTCCACAACTCCACAGAAAATGCCCTCTCTCGTTTCTTCTACATAGGAACCACATTTGTGCGCTTGCTCCCGCATGCATACGATCTATACAGGGCTAACTCCTATGTTGAAGATTTTGATGGTTCATACATGTATGCCGACCCAGGTGGAGATTATTATTCCACTGCATGGGATCTCATTATTCCTCTAGTGGGCCTTCTTTTTGCTGCTATCGTCTACCTGCAGCAGCGCTTCGGTGGTCGTTGTATCCTGCCAAAAAGATTCAAGGAGGTAGAAGGATACGAGAAAGTACCAGTGGCTAGTGATGCATAA